In Bacillus toyonensis BCT-7112, a single window of DNA contains:
- the pepF gene encoding oligoendopeptidase F, with amino-acid sequence MSEQNKAKTLPDRNEIEEASTWRLEDIFQTDAEWEKEFQAIKELLPQLTEFKGKLGDSANNLLEALQYEDEISMRLGKLYTYAHMRYDQDTTNSVYQALNDRATNLYSQVSSSTAYIVPEILSISEDTLQAFLKENRDLSVYEHALEEITRQRPHVLSEAEEALLAEASEVMSSSSNTFGMLNNADLKFPSIKGEDGEEIEITHGRYIQFLESDDRRVREDAFKAVFETYGKFKNTFASTLSGAVKRNNFNARIRKYDSARQAALSNNNIPEAVYDQLVETVNDHLHLLHRYIDIRKRALGLDELHMYDLYTPLVQEVKMNVKYEEAQDMLLKSLNVLGDEYVEILKEAYENRWVDVYENKGKRSGAYSSGAYGTNPYILMNWHDNVNNLFTLAHEFGHSVHSYYTRKTQPHVYGDYSIFVAEVASTCNEALLNDYLLKTTEDKKERLYLLNHYLEGFRGTVFRQTMFAEFEHIIHKKVQEGHAVTPDMLTEIYYDLNKKYFGDALVIDEEIGLEWSRIPHFYYNYYVYQYATGFSAATALSKQILEEGQPAVERYINEFLKAGSSDYPIEVLKKAGVDMASPEPVKEALQVFEEKLNELEALLFEEK; translated from the coding sequence ATGTCTGAACAAAATAAAGCAAAAACATTACCAGATCGCAATGAGATTGAAGAAGCAAGTACGTGGCGATTAGAAGATATTTTCCAAACAGATGCAGAATGGGAAAAAGAATTTCAAGCGATTAAAGAGTTACTACCGCAGTTAACTGAATTTAAAGGGAAGCTTGGTGACTCTGCGAACAACTTACTTGAGGCACTGCAATATGAAGATGAAATTTCAATGCGACTAGGTAAGCTATATACATATGCTCATATGCGTTACGATCAAGATACAACAAACTCTGTGTATCAAGCTTTAAATGATCGTGCGACGAATTTATATTCACAAGTATCTAGTAGCACAGCGTATATCGTACCTGAAATTTTATCTATTTCAGAAGATACACTACAAGCATTTTTAAAAGAAAATAGAGACTTAAGTGTATATGAACATGCATTAGAAGAAATTACACGTCAACGTCCACACGTATTATCTGAGGCTGAGGAAGCTTTATTAGCGGAAGCATCTGAAGTAATGAGTTCATCAAGTAATACATTTGGTATGTTGAATAATGCGGATTTGAAATTCCCGTCTATTAAAGGCGAGGACGGAGAAGAAATAGAAATTACGCATGGTCGTTACATTCAGTTTTTAGAAAGTGATGATCGTCGTGTTCGCGAAGATGCATTCAAAGCTGTATTTGAAACGTATGGGAAATTTAAGAACACATTTGCAAGTACGTTAAGCGGAGCGGTGAAACGTAATAATTTCAATGCACGTATTCGTAAATATGACTCTGCTCGCCAAGCTGCATTGAGCAATAATAATATTCCTGAAGCAGTTTACGATCAACTCGTTGAAACGGTAAATGATCACTTACATTTATTGCACCGTTACATCGATATTCGAAAGCGTGCGCTAGGACTTGATGAACTTCATATGTACGATTTATATACACCACTTGTACAAGAAGTGAAAATGAATGTGAAATATGAAGAAGCACAAGACATGTTATTAAAATCTTTAAACGTACTTGGTGATGAGTATGTTGAAATTTTGAAAGAAGCATATGAAAATCGCTGGGTAGATGTGTATGAGAATAAAGGAAAACGAAGCGGAGCATATTCATCTGGTGCATACGGAACAAATCCTTATATTTTAATGAACTGGCATGATAATGTAAATAATTTATTTACACTTGCTCATGAGTTTGGTCATTCTGTGCATAGTTATTACACAAGAAAGACACAGCCGCACGTATACGGTGATTATTCAATCTTCGTTGCAGAGGTAGCGTCAACTTGTAATGAAGCGCTTCTAAATGATTATTTATTAAAAACGACAGAAGATAAAAAAGAGCGCCTATATTTATTAAATCATTATTTAGAAGGATTCCGTGGTACTGTATTCCGTCAAACGATGTTCGCAGAGTTTGAGCATATTATTCATAAGAAAGTACAAGAAGGACATGCTGTTACGCCAGATATGTTAACGGAGATCTACTACGATTTAAATAAGAAATATTTCGGTGACGCTTTAGTAATCGACGAAGAAATTGGATTAGAATGGTCTCGCATTCCGCACTTCTACTACAACTATTACGTATATCAATACGCAACAGGATTTAGTGCAGCAACGGCTCTATCTAAACAGATTTTAGAAGAAGGGCAACCAGCGGTAGAACGTTACATTAATGAATTCTTAAAAGCAGGAAGCTCTGATTATCCAATTGAAGTGCTGAAAAAAGCAGGAGTTGATATGGCATCTCCTGAACCAGTGAAAGAGGCACTACAAGTATTTGAAGAGAAATTAAATGAATTAGAAGCGTTATTATTTGAAGAAAAGTAA